In the Candidatus Komeilibacteria bacterium CG_4_10_14_0_2_um_filter_37_10 genome, ACGAATTATCAAGCTGCTGTCGGGGCCATATTTGACGAAGCCCGAGGAGTGGTTTTGCAACAGTCAATGACGCGTCAAGATGCGGTTAATGCCATTCGGGAGAAACTATTGGCTTTAAGTGGAGTGCCGAAAGATTGGCAACAAGTTCACTTTCAATTGGTAGTTGCTTTAAGCAAAGATTTTTCTGGACAGATTGAAGAGGCCAAAAAAATGTATTTAGAGCTAGAGCAAGAAGCTCAATGGTTAGCTAGTAGCTTAAATTTTTTAATCCAGTAAGCATGATTTTATTGAATCGAGTATTATCGTTTTTAATTCCCCTAATTTTTTTATTAGCCCAGCTGCTATATTTAAAATACTCGACTATGGTCTATAGTTTAGTTTTTATCATATTCTTATTATTGATATTTTATAACTTATCCTTGCGCCATTGGCAGTTTAGTTCAAAAAATTTATTAACCGCCGGATTAGGAATTATTAATCAAACTATTTTTTTAGTTGCGGTGACAGTTTTCTCTTTATTTGTGCCAGCTAATTGGTTCTATTGGGTATTAACAATAATTTTAACATTGGTTTTTTATTTACAACTAACATATACCTTTCAAAATCAGTATCAATTTTTATTGAAAGGATATCAGTGGCTGAAAGATTGGCAATTTTCTTATATTTTTTTGTTAATCTACATTTTACAGGTACTAGTTTATAATTTTGCTATCTATTTCAACTGGTCAACCTATTGGACATCGGCTGTTAGTGCGGTAGTGATTATTGTTATTTTGGTGCTTAATTCCCAATTTTACAAATTTACTTGGTTGCAGTTACTGTTTATTTTATATTTTGGTTGGCAAATAACATTAGTTTTGGATTTTTGGCCAATGGATGTGTACGCTCGCTCATTAGTAGCATTAGTCAATTATTATTTTATTCTTAATTTAATTATTTATAAGAAATTTTTTCATTACTATTATGAAGCTAAATAAAGAAGAAAAAAAAATTAGCAATGAGCGGGCGGAAACTATTCAAGAAATTTATGCCAGTAGTGACGAAATTCGCATCCCCACCCGTTCTTTGAGTTGGACCGGTCTGATTATCGTCGCGCTGCTGGCCGGATTACTAGCGGGTTTTTTTGGTGGTTATTGGCAAGCTTCAATGAAGCCAGCATATCTTCAGAACAAAACACCAAATGATGAAGTAAAAAAAGTGGATATTTTAACGGCTTTGCAGGAACGAGATTTGAGTGCTAAGCAAAAAACAACGAACGCGCTGATGGACAGCATCGCTCAATCAACAGTTACTTTTTATTGGAAAAATAATAAGGACAACTCCAATTTATTAACGGAAAAAAATGTTTTAGCTCAAGGCTTAGTTATTACCAGTGATGGCTGGCTATTAACTTCGGCCATTTTAGCAAATATTCCCTTGAAAGAAATTTTGGTTATTACTGGTGATCGGCAGGGATATGAGCTGGAGCAAGTTATCAAGGATAACTATACTGGGTTAATTTTAGCTAAAATTAAGGCCGAAAATTTAAAAACACGAAGTATTATTAATGATCAAACTGCTCGCGCCAATGAAGATTTTATTTTGTTAAGAAACACTATGCGACTGGGTAATCCCGAAACGCAGTACGTCAACGTTATTAGTAGTAATTATCGGGCGCTAGGAAGTACTATTTTGGATTATCTCATTAGTACGGAAGAATTATCTTCATATTGGAAACTGAATAAACAAATCAGTACGGAGTACGGTGGTAGTCCGATTTTTACCAGTGATGGTGAAGTTGCCGGTTTGTTAATAAAACAAAAAGAACAAACTGATTTAGTAGTTGCTGGATTTTATTTAAAAAACTTAGTCACTAACTTTTTGAATAGTCAAAACAAACCAATGCATAATTATCTGGGTTTACAATACATTGATCTGGCAGAAATCGTTGGTTTACCGAAGGATCTCCAACGCGGCTACAATCGCGGAGCGCTAATTTATGGCAGTACTGAAGCTGAAGCAATTATCGCTGAGGGTCCTGCGGCTCGTGCTAAACTTCAAAAAGGGGATATTATTTTAGCGGTTAACGATCAGGAACTTAATAGTATTAATAGTTTAAATCAGATTATTCAGGAGTATCCACTAGGCACAACGATTAGTTTAAAAGTATTAACGGCGGCAGGCCAGGAAAAGGATTATATTATTATTTTGGATGTCCAATAAAGATTTAAATAATTTACCAAATAGTACCAATAAAAAGATCGCTAGCATTGATTTGGCTGATCTCGTTATTGACGATCAAGAATTACTTGATTTATTAACTCGCAAAGAAAAGGAAAAGGTCATTTCGCAGTATGAACTAAAAAAATTAATTGAAAATCAAACTGTGAATGATCATTATACGCTACCCGGTACAGCGAATAACAATTCCATTCCAGTTTCTCGATTTGTAATTGATTTGAAAAAGCAAGTTATTGCGCAAACAGAATTACCGCAGCCACCACCACAACCCATTGTTAGTCATTATAGTTTTCAGCGCGCATGGACTTGGCTGAAAAAGGATATTTTTGTCATCACAACACCTATATTTTTACAGCATTGGCGTTCTTGGCCAACTTTTTTGCAAAAACAAAATCGGGTGGTATTTTTCGGAGCCTGGTCGCGTTTAACCATAGTTAATTTAGCTATAATATTTTTGCATCTTGGAAAAAAATTAAATATCCCGTCGCACTATTTATTGCGCTGGTTCTATCGCTTAGATCAACGAGCTAATCTTTGGCTAGAACGCCACTGGTCAGCTACTAATATTAATTTGCGAAACCGTTGGAGTTGGCAGCAAGTTTTTTTCTTTACTTTTGTGTGTTTATTAGTTATTTTACCTATTTCCGGTTTTCATTATTATCAAAAATTAAATAAAACTAAAGGATTGGTTTTGGGTATTAGTCAGGAAGCGGTCAGAAATTTGGAATCTGGTTGGCAAGTTTTACAGCAAGGTGATTGGACTACGGCGCGTGAGAAATTTCAACGGGCTAAATTTAATTTTAATAGTGCTCAGAAAGAGTTGCTAAATTACCACCAAGGATTATTAACGCTCAGTAAAAACATTCCCTATTACGGTGAGCAGTTAAGTGTTGGCAGTAAATTATTGAATATTGGTGATGCCGTAGCCAGTATTGTTACGGCGATGGCTGACATTGACGCTGCTACTGGTGAGCAAAACCCTACTCAATTACTAACCAATCTTCACAATCGAGCGGTTTATATTCAACAACGCTATGCAGAAATAAAACCGTTAATTGCGGAAATCAACCCCAATGTTTTACCCAAAGAGTATCGATCACTGTTTTATCTGTGGCAAAACAGTAATGAAAAAATAGCACAGTATATTAATGAGCTACAAGATTTTACTGTTTGGCTCAATAATTTTTTAGGACAGGATCAGCCTAAAAGATATTTATTACTCTTTCAGAACAGCAATGAACTCCGGGCCACTGGCGGCTTTATTGGTAGTTTTGGTTTACTGGATGTAGCTAATGGCCAAATAAAAAAATTGGATATTCCTGGTGGTGGCTCATATGACCTCAAGGGACAACTGAAAGAATTTGTCTATGCACCCTATCCCATGCAATTAATAGAAAATCGTTGGTTTTTCTGGGATGCTAATTGGTGGCCTGATTGGCCGACAGTAGCTAAGAAAGTCAGCTGGTTTTATGAAAAGTCTGGTGGTCCAACCGTTGATGGTGTTATTGCGATCAATAGTGATGCTTTGATTGATTGGCTGAAGATTTTACCAACTATCAATTTACCAGAGTATCAGAAGGATATTAACGCTAATAACGTGATTATGAGTTTACAACACTACAGTGAATTCGAATATGATAAGGAAACTAATAAGCCCAAACAAATTATCGCCGATTTGGCCAAAGCGTTGTTAGAAAATAGTAGCAAATTATCGCCCACTGAACTATTAGCTTTTGGCAAACTATTGAATCAGCAGTTAGGTAGTCGTCAGATTCAAATTTATTTAGCTGATCAAAAACAACAACAACAAGTAGAAAAACTAGGCTGGTCTGGTAATATCCAGGACAGTAAAAGTGATTATTTGCTGGTGGTTAACCAGAATATTGCTGGTGGTAAGACTGAGAAAGTTGTTAAACAAAAAATTGATTATCAATTAAGCGTTGGTCCGGATTTGTATTTAATTGCCAAGACGGCCATTACGCGTGATCATCAAGGTAATCCCAATGATATTTTTGAGCGACAGCGCAATGTCTCGTTTGTTCGTATTTACGTTCCCTTGGGCGCTGAGCTGATCAGTATTGAGGGTGCTACACCGCCGGATAATAAATTGTTTAGCCGAGAAAAAATAGAATTGCAGCCGGATCGCGACTTGATGGAGCAAGATGGGATTAACTACTTTCAATCTTTTGATCAGTATTATACTGTCCAGCAATTTAATAAGCAGGTTTATGGTCAGTGGCTGATGGTGGATCCCGGTGAAAGCAAAACCATCACTTTTACCTATCGTCTACCGATTAGTATTACTAAAATAGAAAATTCCAATTTTTATCAAAATTTACTTTTTGCCACCAAGTATCACTTAACTTATTCATTGTTATTACAGAAACAATCTGGTCAGGATGAATTTCCTATTCATGTTCAATTTGTTGGTGGTAAAAAGTGGAGCATCTTTAATCTTCAGCAAAATGACGAATTGATTCTTAGCGCCGACAAGGGACTGGATATGACATTCAATCTAGCCAATGATCAAACCCTGTCTTGGGAATTAGAATAATTGTTTTAGCTCTTGTTCTTGACAGGTTAAATTAGTTTATTATACTGATAAAGTCGATTATTATTATAGTCAATAAAAAAAGCGTCCTAATAGAAGACTATGTTGATAATTTTTTTAACCTGAATAAACTCAGGTAAAAAATTAAGAAAATTACGACGTAGAGAATCGCTCCATTAGGACGCGTTTTTTTTCTGGACAAGAATAGAAAATCGTATTATAATTACTAAATAATTATGTTAAAAATGTTCTGGCGAAAGATATCAACTTCCATTACTGGCGGTGCTATACTTATCGCTTTTTTTTCTATCATTGCTAAGATTGTTGGTCTCTTTCGTGATCGACTACTTGCTAGTACCTTCGGCGCTGGCCAGACGCTCGATGTTTACTATGCTAGTTTTCGTTTACCAGATTTTATTTTCAATACTTTAATGTTAGGTGCGTTTGCGGCCGCTTTTATTCCAGTATTTATTAAAACCTGGTCAGCGAACAAAGAAGAAGGTCAAAGATTGATCAACTCGTTGCTCAATTTTTTTATTATTACCATGTTGGTTTTGGTCGGTATTGGTATTGCTTTAGCTCCCACTATTATTGATTTAATTACACCCGGATTTTCTTCAGTGATGAAAACGGAAACAGTTGAATTAACCCGCATCATGTTATTGAGCATTGTTTTCTTTGCTGCTAGTAATATTTTTTCTAGTGTATTAAATGCTTGGCGTAAATTCTTTTTATATTCGTTAGCTCCTATTTTTTATAATATCGGTATCATCAGCGGTATAATTTTTATAGTTCCTTATTACGGTCAGAAGGGTTTAGCCTGGGGTGTATTACTAGGTGCTTTTTTGCATATGATAGCCCAGTTATCTGCTGCTCTGTATCATGGTTGGCGCTGGCAGGCGGCATTACGATTTAGTACCGAAGTAAAGAAAATATTTACTTTAATGATACCGCGAACAATTGGTTTAGGAGCTTCGCAAATTGAACAAGTGGTAATAATGTCCATTGCCTCTACTTTGTCCATTGGTAGTATTGCCATTTTTAATTTAGCTAATAATTTACAAAGTTTTCCCGTTTCCATTTTTGGCATTTCGATGGCCATTGCCACCTTTCCTATATTCTCTCAAGCAATTGCCGATCAAAGAATGGATCATTTCCGCGGTTGCTTTGGTATTAGTTGGCGTAAAATACTTTTTGTCATGATTCCCTTGTCCGTAATGATTTTAGTCACCCGAGCCCAGATTGTTCGTTTATTTTTGGGCAGTGGACAATTTGATTGGGAGGATACCTATTACACAGCACAGGTTTTGGGAGTATTGGCCGTATCTTTGTTTGCTCAGGGCAGTATTCCACTTCTAGCGCGAGCCTTTTATTCCTTAGAGGATACAAAAACACCGCTGATAACCGGTGTTATTAGCGTCTTTATTAATATCGTTCTCGGTATTTATTTATCCCAGCATTTTGGTATTATTGGTTTGGGCATTTCCTTTTCTTTGGCCAATATTTTTAACATGTTAACTTTGTTGTTTATTTTACGAGAACGCATTGGTGATCTTGATGACCATAATTTAATTAACGCCATCATCAAAATGACGATTAATTCCTTTCTGATGGGCCTGGTAATTTATGGCTTATTACATCTTTTATCATCCATAGTAAATATGCATACTTTTTTGGGTATTTTCCTGCAAGCTAGCGTAGCGTTGACGGGCGGATTAATAACTTATTTACTACTTGCTTATCGTGATCAGTTAAATGAATGGAAAATGATCATGGAGCAACTAAAAAAATTTTTACCGAAAAATAGATTAAAGGAAAATCATGAATAAACACCAAGAAAGTATTCGTAATTTTTGTATTATTGCGCATATTGATCACGGTAAATCAACCCTAGCTGATCGTTTTTTGGAGCTGACAAATACCGTCGCGAAACGAGATATGAAAAATCAATTATTAGACACTATGGATATCGAGCGGGAGCGCGGTATTACCATTAAATTACAACCCGTGCGAATGAACTATCAAGGTTATCAATTAAATTTAATTGACACTCCGGGACACGTAGATTTTAACTATGAAGTATCACGCTCATTAGCCGCGGTGGAAGGCGCTATTTTGATTGTGGATGCGACTCAGGGTATTCAAGCGCAAACTCTAGCCAATTTGCATCTAGCTCAAGACCTACAATTAACAATAATTCCCGTTATTAATAAAAT is a window encoding:
- the mviN gene encoding murein biosynthesis integral membrane protein MurJ, with the translated sequence MLKMFWRKISTSITGGAILIAFFSIIAKIVGLFRDRLLASTFGAGQTLDVYYASFRLPDFIFNTLMLGAFAAAFIPVFIKTWSANKEEGQRLINSLLNFFIITMLVLVGIGIALAPTIIDLITPGFSSVMKTETVELTRIMLLSIVFFAASNIFSSVLNAWRKFFLYSLAPIFYNIGIISGIIFIVPYYGQKGLAWGVLLGAFLHMIAQLSAALYHGWRWQAALRFSTEVKKIFTLMIPRTIGLGASQIEQVVIMSIASTLSIGSIAIFNLANNLQSFPVSIFGISMAIATFPIFSQAIADQRMDHFRGCFGISWRKILFVMIPLSVMILVTRAQIVRLFLGSGQFDWEDTYYTAQVLGVLAVSLFAQGSIPLLARAFYSLEDTKTPLITGVISVFINIVLGIYLSQHFGIIGLGISFSLANIFNMLTLLFILRERIGDLDDHNLINAIIKMTINSFLMGLVIYGLLHLLSSIVNMHTFLGIFLQASVALTGGLITYLLLAYRDQLNEWKMIMEQLKKFLPKNRLKENHE